From the genome of Medicago truncatula cultivar Jemalong A17 chromosome 2, MtrunA17r5.0-ANR, whole genome shotgun sequence:
GTCAACAATTGCACTTTCTTTGAATTCAAAGACTGATAAGCTAGCTTTGCTTGCTTTGAAGGAAAAGCTTACAAATGGTGTATCAGATTATTTGCCATCATGGAATGAGTCTCTACATTTCTGTGAATGGGAAGGGATTACATGTGGTCGTCGTCACATGAGAGTCTCTGCCTTGCATTTGGAAAATCAAACATTTGGTGGCACTCTTGGATCATCCTTGGGAAATCTAACATTTCTTCGAATGCTCAACCTTTCAAATGTCAACTTGCATGGTGAAATTCCAACACAAGTTGGTCTTTTGAAAGGATTGCGAGTTCTTGACTTAGGAAACAACAATCTTCAAGGAGAGATTCCCATAGAGCTCACTAACTGCACAAATATCAAGGTAATTAGGTTAGCTTTGAATAAACTCATTGGAAGAGTTCCTGCATACTTTGGATCAATGATGCAACTTACTGAGTTGTCTCTTGGTCACAATAATCTAGTTGGTACTATTCCATCTTCCCTAGGAAATCTTTCATCACTCGAAAAGCTTTCATTTCTACAAAATCACTTGGAAGGAAGCATACCATATTCTTTGGGCAGGTTGTCAGTTTTGACATGGCTGTCTCTAAGTTTAAATAATTTGTCAGGTGAAATCCCTCATTCTCTCTACAACCTatcaaatattcaaattttttctatttcaggAAACAATTTATTTGGTAGTATTCCATCAAATATAGATCTAGTTTTTCCCAATCTTGAACAATTCTTTATAGGATCTAACCAAATTAGCGCAACTTTTCCGTCTTCAATATCCAACCTCACTCGATTGCAAGTGTTTGATATAgcttataataatattaatggaGCACTACCTCTTACTTTGGGTCGATTAAATAAACTTGAGTTTTTTAATATTGGAGGTAATTATCATGGGAGTGGAGGATCTCATGATTTGGATTTCCTTTCATCCTTAACGAATTGTACCCAATTGTCAAAGATCTATCTTTTTGGCAATAATTTCGGTGGTGTGTTGCCGAATTTTATAGGAAACTTTTCAACtaatcttcattttcttcacaTGGAGTCTAATAAAATATATGGAGTGATCCCGAAAACAATTGGACAACTAATTGGTTTAGTTGCCTTAGATTTTGATAACAATTTCCTTGAGGGAACAATTCCAGATTCAATTGGAAAGCTTAAGAATCTAGGAGGAATGGCCTTGGCTGGTAACAAATTCACCGGTAACATTCCATTAGTCATTGGCAATCTTACTTTGTTGTATCTAATAGATCTATCTAACAATAAATTGGAAGGAAGCATTCCATTTACCATAAGAAATTGCACCAAATTGCAGGAATTACATTTTTATAGTAACAAATTGAGTGGTGATATACTCAATCAAACATTTGGCTATCTAGATGCTTTACTATATCTTGACTTGTCCAACAACTTCTTGACCGGCCCCATTCCTTCAGAGTTTGGTAACTTGAAGCAACTTTCTCAATTGAATCTAAGCTTGAATAAGTTGTCTGGTGAAATTCCTAAGGATTTAGCTTCTTGCATAGCATTGACAGAACTTTGGTTGGGAGGAAACTTCTTCCATGGAGCTATACCTTTGTTCTTTGGTTCCTCTTTAAGGTCCCTCAAGAAATTAAACCTTTCTGAAAATAATTTCTCAGGCATTATCCCCTCTGAACTAGAAAATCTAACATATTTGAATAGTTTAGACTTGTCTTTTAACAATCTCTATGGCGAGGTTCCAAAAGGAGGTGTATTTAGCAATGTTTCAGCAATTTTACTAACCGGAAACAAGAACCTTTGTGGAGGAATATCTCCATTGAAGCTTCCTCCATGTTTTAAGGTGCCCtcaaagaaacataaaaacCCTTTCAAAAGGAAACTTATCATTGGCAGTGTAGTTGGTGGCGTTTTAATCTCTTTCGCAGTTTTgattattctttattttctcGCGAGAAAGTCCAAAAGGCTACCTACTTTACCATCTTTGAAAAATGGGAACTTCAGGGTTACTTATGGTGAGATACATGAGGCCACCAATGGGTTTTCTTCATCCAATTTGGTAGGGACAGGAAGCTTTGCCTCCGTTTACAAAGGATCTCTCCTTTACTTTGAAAGACCTATTGTTGTAAAGGTGTTGAATCTTCAAGCACGTGGAGCTACAAAGAGTTTCACAGCTGAATGCAAAGCTTTGGGAAAGATGAAGCACCGAAATCTTGTCAAGATTCTTACATGTTGTTCAAGCGTAGATTATAAGGGTGACGAGTTCAAGGCTATTGTTTTTGAGTTCATGCCTAAGGGGAGTCTAGAAAAGCTTCTGCACGATAACGAAGAGTCTGGAATTCATAATCTCAGCCTCACACAAAGGGTTGACATTGCTCTTGATGTAGCTCATGCATTGGATTATCTTCACAATGGTACTGAGAATGTTGTAGTTCACTGTGATGTGAAACCAAACAATGTTCTTCTTGATGATGACATGGTAGCCCACTTGGGAGACTTTGGATTGGCAAGGTTAATTCATGGAGCCACAGCATATTCAAGTGTAGATCAAGTTAATTCGTCCACAATTAAGGGAACTATAGGATATGTTCCTCCTGGTAAGTTCTTTCACTTggtaattataatttattgtttaCTTTTAAATTGCTTTATTTATGATCAATGAGTTAGAATTTATTATATGTACGCATGCGCACATATTcgttttgttcattttttccTAAACTGTTGATGTTATTGTTTGTGAAGAGTATGGAGCGGGTGGCCAAGTATCACCTCATGGCGACATCTACAGCTACGGAATTCTTCTATTAGAAATGCTCACTGGAAAGAGACCAACAAATAGCATGTTTTCTGGAAGTTTTAGTCTACATGCATTCTGTAAGATGAAAGTTCCAGAAGGAATCTTTGAGATAGTAGATTCACATTTGCTTTTGCCATTTGCTGAAGATGAGACAGGGATTGTGGAAAACAAGATTAGGAATTGCTTAGTGATGTTTGCTATAATTGGAGTTGCTTGTTCTGAAGAGTTTCCATCTTATCGAATGCCGATAAAAGATGTTATAGCAAAGTTGAATGAAATCAAATCAATGTTTCCATGCTAGGATCCGTTGCTTGTGTTCACAAGAAAATATGATTAGTCTCTAGCCATCAATAAAGTGTTTGTGTTGCATTACTTTGAACTACAATTTCTTTGTAttgggaaaatgatttgtaTTTCTAGTCAAATGCATTAAATACATAGTATTGTTTCGAAAAATTGTTAGTTTATATGCAAGTAATACAATTTTGGTTTATGAAAACTAGTTTTTAATATCATTGTTTGAAATTAgataagaaaaatgtgatatttATGAATATCTGAAAATTTCACTCTGTGTTCCATTTTTCTATACATTGGTTCTATATGGCTAAACAATTAGATGATTGTATTGCCTCACTAGGTTAGCCTGAGCTGAGAACAGTATACTTTGGTTGCATTATAAAAAGTAGAAATTAACATCAAAAGTGTTTCAAGATTTCTTAGCTTTATCATGTAGCATTCAAATTAAAGCGTTACAAAATTAAACAAGTTGGTGTGGTTTGTGACGGCAATCTTGCATTTATTCGAGGCATTAGGTGTATATCATTTATAAAACTATATTAGTATTTTGATGGtgtgatttttattataatacaaatccgcaagtgtacggttctATCGATTCGTAAAAAGAACGTCGATCCATATAGAGCTTATGCAATTactaatctaatttttatttttgattatcCGGAAGAAATAAGGTTTTGAGAGAAATGTTTGTTGGTTTAaagttttgataatttttttttcttcatcataaTACTAAATCATAAACATTccctataattttatttaatttatgttaaatTCAATTCTAAGGATAGGGTGTTCTttgatattttatgtttttttttagaatacatAAATGCATCTCGTAGGAGATTCATAAATTCACGAAGTACCCcggaaatatatatgtataaaataaaaatatttttcatgaacAAATTTTGGTGGGTAAAAACCCTATCCCATCCCATAGTAATCGCCAAGAAAAGCTATCACATCCAAGTTAGCTCTTAACTTCCCTAAAAAACTTATGAATACGCATCTACATTTATTGACCCAGCACATCCCATATATTGGATCAGAACAGTAAGGCCCAGACTCACTATCATAGGTGCAGTAACGTTCAAATCCTGCgatataaacaacacaaataaaGGCATGTTACAAAACGGAATGAAAAGATTAAACCAACTCTTTCAAAAGAATGTGAAAAGAGACGTACCACCATTGACTATGACAAATCACGGATCGGTCTTGATGTTATCTTTATTATGTCTATTGGAGATTTTTGAGATTATGTATTGATAATGATACATGTAGTATATCGACATGGCTACTTGGAGACTTGCTTTTATTATGGATGATTGTTGAGATGATTTATTTAAATGTCAATgtaatgatgtttttattccgctgcgatgATTTGAGAAatttgtttatgcatgcttgGTGAATTATTGAAGAAGTAACATCTAAATTCTTTATACGATTGTATCATTAGCGTAGCGTAATTAATCGCATTTAgagtttagggtgttacatgTCTCACCTtcataaactcttctcaagaatccTATCTATCCGAGGTGGAACAAAATTCACCGAGTGTTGGCTATTAACACATAGTCCACACAAGTATGCATTTTGGTCCTTCTGAATAGTTTTGTCAATGTTTTTGATTGAGTTAACGTCATAGACTAAAGTGACAAAAAGAATGAGTAACATATGATTTGATAGGGTTTTCAATTGAGTGATGAACTAATATTACAACAAGTTAAACTACTAAGAATGACAATGGTGGTTTCCCTAATTTCAATCTTTATCAATTATCCTCTGCAAGAATTATATCTCCTCAtagatatttttaaatttaaaaaattggtaaTGGTTATGTCTTTTGATTTGTTAGAATTAATGAGTGTCTCTATTATGAGTGTTTGTTATTAGATACTTGGACCATTCTTGAATTCTATCTTATCATGGCCGGGCCATGCattctttcctttattttccgcACTGTCGTTTTACTCTCTGCCTTCCTCGAATGATCCTTGATAGCTTTTCTTGTCTCATTGGCGTCTCTATTATTGTGTGGAAAATTCCACGTAGAAACatcaatttgaaatttattatcATGAATTTAATATTGGTTATcttgaattaaattttaatttttcataattaaaataaattatatcactCCAAACATTTCAAAATTAACTAGGATATAGTATTACTAGAttaacatttaaaatatgtatcttgaatttaaaatcaatttttttaatgtaagtGCCCCTTTGTtacagattaaaataaaagtgattttcacataaaataatttagagattttttgaaaaatcagaatctagtTTGTTTgaatacaaatatataaaagggatttttt
Proteins encoded in this window:
- the LOC25487144 gene encoding probable LRR receptor-like serine/threonine-protein kinase At3g47570, which encodes MNFFMMFLLCFASQLLAYFMPMSTIALSLNSKTDKLALLALKEKLTNGVSDYLPSWNESLHFCEWEGITCGRRHMRVSALHLENQTFGGTLGSSLGNLTFLRMLNLSNVNLHGEIPTQVGLLKRLRVLDLVNNNLQGEIPIELTNCTNIKVIRLALNKLIGRVPAYFGSMMQLTELSLGHNNLVGTIPSSLGNLSSLEKLSFLQNHLEGSIPYSLGRLSVLTWLSLSLNNLSGEIPHSLYNLSNIQIFSISGNNLFGSIPSNIDLVFPNLEQFFIGSNQISATFPSSISNLTRLQVFDIAYNNINGALPLTLGRLNKLEFFNIGGNYHGSGGSHDLDFLSSLTNCTQLSKIYLFGNNFGGVLPNFIGNFSTNLHFLHMESNKIYGVIPKTIGQLIGLVALDFDNNFLEGTIPDSIGKLKNLGGMALAGNKFTGNIPLVIGNLTLLYLIDLSNNKLEGSIPFTIRNCTKLQELHFYSNKLSGDILNQTFGYLDALLYLDLSNNFLTGPIPSEFGNLKQLSQLNLSLNKLSGEIPKDLASCIALTELWLGGNFFHGAIPLFFGSSLRSLKKLNLSENNFSGIIPSELENLTYLNSLDLSFNNLYGEVPKGGVFSNVSAILLTGNKNLCGGISPLKLPPCFKVPSKKHKNPFKRKLIIGSVVGGVLISFAVLIILYFLARKSKRLPTLPSLKNGNFRVTYGEIHEATNGFSSSNLVGTGSFASVYKGSLLYFERPIVVKVLNLQARGATKSFTAECKALGKMKHRNLVKILTCCSSVDYKGDEFKAIVFEFMPKGSLEKLLHDNEESGIHNLSLTQRVDIALDVAHALDYLHNGTENVVVHCDVKPNNVLLDDDMVAHLGDFGLARLIHGATAYSSVDQVNSSTIKGTIGYVPPEYGAGGQVSPHGDIYSYGILLLEMLTGKRPTNSMFSGSFSLHAFCKMKVPEGIFEIVDSHLLLPFAEDETGIVENKIRNCLVMFAIIGVACSEEFPSYRMPIKDVIAKLNEIKSMFPC